A single Dreissena polymorpha isolate Duluth1 chromosome 14, UMN_Dpol_1.0, whole genome shotgun sequence DNA region contains:
- the LOC127856968 gene encoding uncharacterized protein LOC127856968 isoform X1, with the protein MDFNLRISICRVILIYGLCFNLTHAASLDYLRSTLTNYFSDTRHHATNPKYKQLTATFIYDEFIRFGLETTYQNFDFDGVDFANVIGVLKGDNFGTYDDHIIGVGAHYDTVKLTKGVDDNGSGSAALLEVVRQLTSLKSKRKHTVIFIAFDREEYENAHFDGKSYGALGSKNGISQWLLPWIQKNYPQTVGTFSPYGIIVLDTIMDYNNTAMSQNIPPDSLEMFKKLFPDVVKNVQSDNLQGDFLATIFRTQNDSRLANEFHQQWGKMGRADYEIEMFGLAPDVTDDDLNKIAKLFSSHHINFWANNIPAIFVSDSANLRGNMQACYHHACDNLEMLLNDGNLNFLAKTSDTIAATVDKLSSGADKLSSGAPGVGKTVLTLMTASSICVFLIQTASRL; encoded by the exons ATGGATTTTAATTTGCGAATATCGATATGCAGAGTTATTTTGATCTATGGATTATGTTTTAATT TAACGCATGCTGCCAGCTTGGACTACTTGCGGTCTACGTTGACGAACTACTTTTCTGACACGCGCCATCACGCGACAAACCCAAAGTACAAGCAACTCACAGCCACGTTTATCTACGACGAATTCATCAGATTTGGACTGGAAACAACGTATCAAAACTTTGACTTTGACGGG GTCGATTTTGCAAACGTCATTGGAGTGTTAAAGGGGGACAATTTTGGTACTTACGATGACCATATTATCGGAGTCGGTGCACACTACGACACAGTTAAGCTCACCAAGG GTGTTGACGACAACGGCTCCGGAAGTGCAGCCCTCCTGGAAGTGGTTCGACAGTTGACGTCTCTGAAATCCAAAAGGAAACATACGGTCATATTTATAGCGTTCGACCGCGAGGAATATGAAAATGCACATTTCGATGGAAAATCGTATG GTGCACTAGGAAGTAAAAACGGGATCTCACAGTGGCTGTTACCATGGATTCAAAAGAACTACCCACAAACCGTTGGAACATTTAGTCCCTACGGAATCATCGTCCTTGACACCATCATGGACTATAACAACACTGCGATGTCGCAGAACATCCCGCCAGACAGCCTAGAAATG TTTAAGAAGCTCTTTCCTGACGTTGTTAAGAACGTCCAGTCCGACAACCTGCAAGGAGATTTCCTCGCGACCATATTTCGGACCCAAAATGACAGCCGTCTCGCCAACGAATTTCATCAACAGTGGGGCAAAATGGGGCGAGCAGACTACGAAATAGAGATGTTTGGCTTGGCTCCAGACGTAACAGATGATGATTTGAATAAAATTGCCAAATTGTTCAGCAGTCACCACATCAACTTTTGGGCAAACAATATTCCGGCAATATTTGTGTCTGATTCCG CTAACCTCCGCGGCAATATGCAGGCCTGTTATCACCACGCCTGCGACAATCTGGAAATGTTGCTTAACGACGGTAACTTGAACTTCCTCGCCAAAACCTCGGACACCATTGCGGCCACCGTGGACAAACTCTCGTCTGGCGCGGACAAACTCTCGTCTGGCGCCCCAGGGGTAGGAAAGACAGTTCTCACGTTGATGACAGCATCGTCTATCTGTGTATTTCTTATACAGACGGCATCAAGGTTGTAA